The following proteins are encoded in a genomic region of Toxotes jaculatrix isolate fToxJac2 chromosome 3, fToxJac2.pri, whole genome shotgun sequence:
- the gnrh2 gene encoding progonadoliberin-2: MCVSRLVLLLGLLLCVGAQLSNAQHWSHGWYPGGKRELDSFGTSEISEEIKLCEAGECSYLRPQRRGILRNILLDALARELQKRK, encoded by the exons ATGTGTGTATCTCGGCTGGTATTACTGCTGGGGCTGCTTCTATGTGTGGGGGCTCAGCTGTCCAATGCCCAGCACTGGTCTCATGGTTGGTACCCCGGAGGCAAGAGGGAGCTGGACTCTTTCGGCACGTCAGAG ATTTCAGAGGAGATTAAGCTGTGTGAGGCAGGGGAATGCAGCTACTTGAGACCCCAGAGGAGGGGCATTCTCAGAAATATTCTT TTGGATGCCTTAGCCAGAGAGCTCCAGAAGAGAAAGTGA
- the ptpra gene encoding receptor-type tyrosine-protein phosphatase alpha — protein sequence MPTSLLQGRMGVCPLLLLLGLALVASAQDHAPVTSPPNITAKPTDPPTAPSLSVTVARTPAHPGPPTTLGPVMTTTTTTTTTTRPPGDEDVQPGGPNDTLRILPVPPPPSPAPTDAPQAPPSTDPPPPPPPTPAGGENETAALTPDSPTAETDDYISSTETETTTKPGREFTSHSSPQDKNQSDDMPIIAVMVALSSLLVIIFIIIVLYMLRFKKYKQAGSHSNSFRLTNGRSDDTELQSVPLLARSPSTNRKYPPLPVDKLEEEMNRRMADDNKLFREEFNALPVCPIQASCDAASKEENKEKNRYVNILPYDHSRVHLSPLEGVPDSDFINASFINGYQEKNKFIAAQGPKEETVNDFWRMIWEQNTATIVMVTNLKERKECKCAQYWPDQGCWTYGNIRVSVEDTMVLVDYTIRKFCIQQVGDVSGKKPQRLVTQFHFTSWPDFGVPFTPIGMLKFLKKVKTCNPQYAGPIVVHCSAGVGRTGTFVVIDAMLDMMIAERKVDVFGFVTRIRAQRCQMVQTDMQYVFIFQALLEHYLYGDTELEVTSLESHLAKLYTPSPGAGCSGLEAEFKKLTSIKIQNDKMRTGNLPANMKKNRVLQIIPYEFNRVIIPVKRGEENTDYVNASFIDGYRQKDSYMASQGPLQHTIEDFWRMIWEWRSCSIVMLTELEERGQEKCAQYWPSDGVVVYGDISIELKREEESESYTVRDLLVTNNRENKARAVRQFHFHGWPEVGIPTDGKGMINIIAAVQKQQQQSGNHPITVHCSAGAGRTGTFCALSTVLERVKAEGILDVFQTVKSLRLQRPHMVQTLEQYEFCYKVVQEYIDAFSDYANFK from the exons ATGCCAACTTCGCTTCTTCAG GGCAGAATGGGTGTGTGTcccctgctcctgctgctcggTCTAGCCCTTGTGGCCTCGGCCCAGGATCATGCCCCCGTCACAA gtCCTCCAAATATCACTGCCAAACCCACAGACCCCCCTACTGCACCCTCCCTCAGCGTTACAGTCGCACGTACACCGGCCCACCCAGGCCCACCCACAACGCTTGGCCCAGTgatgacaacaacaaccaccaccaccacaaccacacGCCCACCTGGTGATGAGGATGTACAACCTGGGGGTCCCAATGACACCCTAAGAATTTTACCAGTTCCTCCTCCCCCATCCCCAGCTCCAACGGATGCCCCTCAGGCACCACCGAGCACCgatcctccccctccccctccccccaccccagcAGGGGGAGAAAACGAGACTGCAGCCTTGACTCCAGACAGCCCAACTGCAGAGACTGATGACTATATATCCTCCACGGAGACAGAGACCACCACAAAACCTGGAAGGGAGTTCACCTCACACTCCAGCCCACAGG ACAAGAACCAGTCTGATGACATGCCAATCATAGCCGTGATGGTGGCCCTGTCCTCCCTGCTggtcatcatcttcatcatcatcgtccTCTACATGCTCAG GTTTAAGAAGTACAAGCAGGCGGGAAGCCATTCAAACTCCTTCAGGCTGACCAACGGTAGATCGGATGATACAG AACTCCAGAGCGTCCCGCTATTGGCCCGTTCACCcagcacaaacaggaagtacCCGCCCCTTCCTGTCGACAAGCTAGAGGAAGAAATGAACCGTCGCATGGCTGATGACAACAAACTCTTCAGGGAGGAGTTTAAT gcACTGCCAGTCTGCCCCATACAGGCATCATGTGACGCTGCTTCCAAGGAagagaataaagaaaagaacagatatGTCAACATCTTGCCAT atgATCACTCCAGGGTGCATCTCTCACCTCTGGAGGGAGTCCCCGACTCTGACTTCATCAACGCCTCCTTTATAAAT GGTTACCAAGAGAAGAATAAGTTTATTGCAGCTCAAG GGCCAAAGGAGGAAACAGTCAATGACTTCTGGCGAATGATCTGGGAGCAGAACACAGCGACCATTGTCATGGTGACCAAtctgaaggagagaaaggag tgtaaGTGTGCCCAGTACTGGCCGGACCAGGGCTGTTGGACATACGGGAACATCCGCGTATCTGTAGAAGACACAATGGTTTTGGTGGACTACACCATCCGCAAGTTCTGCATCCAACAG GTGGGAGATGTGTCTGGGAAAAAGCCTCAGAGGCTCGTCACCCAGTTCCACTTCACCAGCTGGCCAGACTTTGGGGTGCCCTTCACCCCCATTGGCATGCTCAAGTTCCTCAAGAAAGTAAAGACTTGCAACCCCCAGTATGCCGGGCCCATTGTGGTCCATTGTAG TGCGGGTGTGGGGAGGACAGGTACCTTCGTTGTGATCGATGCCATGTTGGACATGATGATCGCTGAGAGGAAGGTGGACGTATTTGGCTTCGTCACCAGGATCAGAGCCCAGCGCTGTCAGATGGTCCAGACTGAT ATGCAGTATGTGTTCATCTTCCAGGCATTGTTAGAGCACTACCTGTAtggagacacagagctggaggtgACCTCTCTGGAGTCCCACCTGGCCAAACTCTACACCCCCTCACCTGGAGCTGGCTGCAGTGGCCTGGAGGCTGAATTCaag AAACTGACATCCATCAAGATCCAGAATGACAAGATGAGAACAGGCAACCTGCCCGCCAACATGAAGAAGAACAGAGTCCTACAGATCATTCCAT ATGAGTTCAACAGAGTGATCATTCCAGTCAAACGAGGAGAGGAGAACACCGACTACGTCAATGCCTCTTTCATTGAT GGCTACCGTCAGAAGGACTCCTACATGGCGAGTCAGGGCCCCCTGCAGCACACCATAGAGGACTTCTGGAGGATGATCTGGGAGTGGAGAAGCTGCTCCATAGTCATGCTCACTGAGCTGGAAGAGAGagggcag GAAAAGTGTGCTCAGTATTGGCCCAGTGATGGAGTGGTGGTCTATGGGGACATCTCCATCGAGCtaaaaagggaggaggagagtgagagctACACGGTGCGTGACCTCCTGGTCACCAATAACAGG GAGAACAAGGCTCGAGCAGTGCGTCAGTTCCATTTCCATGGCTGGCCAGAGGTGGGCATCCCCACTGACGGAAAAGGCATGATCAATATAATTGCTGCggtgcagaaacaacagcagcagtctggCAACCACCCCATCACTGTGCACTGCAG tgctgGCGCTGGCCGGACAGGGACTTTCTGTGCATTGAGTACAGTCCTGGAGAGGGTGAAGGCAGAGGGCATCCTGGATGTCTTCCAGACAGTCAAGAGCCTCAGACTGCAGAGACCCCACATGGTGCAGACACTG gAGCAGTACGAGTTCTGCTACAAAGTGGTCCAGGAGTATATCGATGCCTTTTCTGACTATGCCAACTTCAAGTAG